The Planctomycetaceae bacterium genome has a segment encoding these proteins:
- a CDS encoding phytanoyl-CoA dioxygenase family protein, with the protein MKLTATQLQTFRQTGHVTVEGIFTAEEIAAAISDMEAWSREFLSSLDETQHGWFLERRAGPEVVLRKLDNPVFHRPVFRTMACDERLTGIVEQLIGPGVGVFFSQIFCKPPEVGGPKPVHQDNFYFGPDDEDATLTVWIALDDATLENGCLFYADGSNLGPVLPHVAPENEPFNLQVTGDELQNAMMTAAPVSAGGVLFHHGNTLHQSAANRSSKSRRAAAFHYLRNGARLMKPSLTYDAAVAVRITDA; encoded by the coding sequence ATGAAACTGACGGCCACGCAGCTACAGACCTTTCGCCAGACCGGGCACGTCACGGTGGAAGGCATATTCACCGCCGAAGAGATTGCCGCAGCGATCAGCGACATGGAAGCCTGGAGCCGCGAGTTTCTAAGCTCACTGGACGAAACGCAGCACGGCTGGTTTCTGGAACGAAGGGCAGGACCGGAAGTCGTGCTCAGAAAGCTCGACAATCCCGTCTTTCATCGGCCCGTGTTTCGGACGATGGCGTGCGATGAACGCCTGACGGGAATCGTCGAGCAACTGATCGGACCGGGAGTCGGCGTCTTCTTCAGTCAGATCTTCTGCAAGCCGCCGGAAGTGGGAGGCCCGAAGCCCGTTCATCAGGACAACTTCTACTTTGGCCCCGATGACGAAGACGCGACGCTGACCGTCTGGATCGCTCTGGATGACGCGACGCTGGAAAACGGCTGCCTGTTCTACGCGGACGGAAGCAACCTCGGCCCGGTGTTGCCGCATGTTGCTCCCGAGAACGAGCCGTTCAACCTGCAGGTAACTGGCGATGAATTGCAGAACGCGATGATGACCGCGGCACCCGTGTCGGCCGGTGGCGTATTGTTCCACCACGGAAATACGCTGCATCAATCGGCCGCGAACCGCAGCTCGAAGTCTCGCCGAGCCGCCGCGTTTCACTACCTGCGAAACGGCGCCCGGCTGATGAAACCGTCGCTGACGTATGACGCCGCGGTCGCCGTGCGGATCACCGACGCCTGA